The Nocardioides salarius genome includes a region encoding these proteins:
- the eno gene encoding phosphopyruvate hydratase, whose product MASIEAVGAREILDSRGNPTVEVEVVLDDGTFARAAVPSGASTGAFEAVELRDGGDRYAGKGVQQAVDNVIRVLGPAVEGLDADDQRLVDQAMLATDGTPNKAEVGANAILGVSLAVARAAADSAGLPLYRYVGGPNAHVLPVPMMNILNGGSHADSNVDIQEFMIAPVGAPSFREALRSGAEVYHALKAVLKERGLATGLGDEGGFAPDLDSNRAALDLIAEAVERSGQRLGTDIVLALDVAATEFCTDGVYSFEGQSKSAAEMTAYYAELCEAYPIVSIEDPLDEDDWEGWKTLTDQLGDKVQIVGDDLFVTNVERLQRGISGGQANALLVKVNQIGSLTETLDSVDLAHRSGYRCMMSHRSGETEDVTIADLAVATGCGQIKTGAPARSERVAKYNQLLRIEDELADAARYAGVSAFPRYTS is encoded by the coding sequence GTGGCATCCATCGAAGCAGTCGGCGCCCGCGAGATCCTCGACTCCCGGGGCAACCCCACCGTCGAGGTGGAGGTCGTCCTCGACGACGGCACCTTCGCCCGCGCGGCAGTGCCCAGCGGCGCCTCCACCGGCGCCTTCGAGGCCGTGGAGCTGCGCGACGGCGGCGACCGGTACGCCGGCAAGGGTGTCCAGCAGGCCGTCGACAACGTGATCCGCGTGCTCGGGCCGGCCGTCGAGGGCCTCGACGCCGACGACCAGCGCCTGGTCGACCAGGCGATGCTGGCCACCGACGGCACCCCCAACAAGGCGGAGGTGGGAGCCAACGCCATCCTGGGCGTCTCGCTGGCCGTGGCCCGCGCGGCCGCCGACTCGGCCGGCCTGCCGCTCTACCGCTACGTGGGCGGTCCCAACGCCCACGTGCTGCCGGTGCCGATGATGAACATCCTCAACGGCGGCTCGCACGCCGACTCCAACGTCGACATCCAGGAGTTCATGATCGCGCCGGTGGGCGCGCCCTCGTTCCGCGAGGCGCTGCGCTCGGGCGCGGAGGTCTACCACGCGCTCAAGGCGGTGCTGAAGGAGCGCGGGCTGGCCACCGGCCTGGGCGACGAGGGCGGCTTCGCGCCCGACCTCGACTCCAACCGCGCCGCCCTCGACCTGATCGCCGAGGCCGTCGAGCGCTCGGGCCAGCGTCTGGGCACCGACATCGTGCTGGCCCTCGACGTGGCCGCCACCGAGTTCTGCACCGACGGTGTCTACTCCTTCGAGGGCCAGTCGAAGAGCGCCGCCGAGATGACCGCCTACTACGCCGAGCTGTGCGAGGCCTACCCGATCGTCTCCATCGAGGACCCGCTCGACGAGGACGACTGGGAGGGCTGGAAGACCCTGACCGACCAGCTCGGCGACAAGGTCCAGATCGTCGGCGACGACCTCTTCGTCACCAACGTCGAGCGCCTGCAGCGCGGCATCAGCGGCGGCCAGGCCAACGCGCTGCTGGTGAAGGTCAACCAGATCGGCTCGCTGACCGAGACCCTCGACTCCGTCGACCTGGCCCACCGCAGCGGCTACCGCTGCATGATGAGCCACCGCTCCGGCGAGACCGAGGACGTCACCATCGCCGACCTGGCCGTGGCCACCGGCTGCGGCCAGATCAAGACCGGTGCCCCGGCCCGCTCGGAGCGGGTGGCCAAGTACAACCAGCTGCTGCGCATCGAGGACGAGCTGGCAGATGCCGCGCGCTACGCCGGTGTGTCGGCGTTCCCGCGCTACACCTCCTGA
- a CDS encoding amidase, whose amino-acid sequence MHDYADHDATALAALVREGTTTAEELLAAARARAAEVNPRINAIVRDLEPPAPSAPEPEGGRAFAGVPFLLKDLHQHLAGVPTSGGSRALADLPATETATVVQRWIDAGLQVFGKTNTPEFGAKGVTEPHLFGPARNPWDTDHTPGGSSGGAAAAVAAGIVPCAAASDGGGSIRIPASACGLFGLKAGRGLLPYGPVYGEPFGGTSTDGVVSRSVRDSAAMLDVLAGPTDVSPFLPAPGPSDGYAAEVGRDPGRLRVVMSWRSSINPDPHPEARAAVERAAELLAGLGHEVVELDTPPVDDAALGRSFLTTWFAHAAVTVAQARAATGCGEDVFEPDTQVMAALGRATSAARFIEAVEDRHRHVRRLAELHAEHDLLLTPTTATPPPRVGAFDQPAVVQGVQKALLRARGGGLLRFTPLVDQMINENLGWVPYTQLANLTGRPAMSVPLHWTPEGLPMGVQLVGRLGSEATLLRLAGQLEDAAPWFDRRPPL is encoded by the coding sequence ATGCACGACTACGCCGACCACGACGCCACCGCCCTCGCCGCCCTGGTGCGCGAGGGCACCACCACCGCCGAGGAGCTGCTCGCCGCGGCCCGGGCCCGCGCCGCGGAGGTCAACCCGCGCATCAACGCCATCGTGCGCGACCTCGAGCCCCCGGCCCCCTCGGCTCCCGAGCCCGAAGGCGGGCGGGCCTTCGCCGGCGTCCCGTTCCTGCTCAAGGACCTGCACCAGCACCTGGCCGGCGTGCCGACCAGCGGCGGGAGCCGCGCGCTCGCCGACCTGCCCGCCACCGAGACGGCGACGGTGGTGCAGCGGTGGATCGACGCCGGTCTCCAGGTCTTCGGCAAGACCAACACCCCCGAGTTCGGCGCCAAGGGCGTCACCGAGCCGCACCTCTTCGGCCCGGCGCGCAACCCCTGGGACACCGACCACACCCCGGGTGGCTCCTCGGGCGGTGCCGCAGCGGCCGTCGCTGCGGGGATCGTCCCCTGCGCGGCGGCCAGCGACGGCGGCGGCTCGATCCGCATCCCGGCCTCGGCGTGCGGCCTCTTCGGGCTCAAGGCCGGGCGCGGCCTGCTGCCCTACGGCCCGGTCTACGGCGAGCCCTTCGGCGGCACCTCGACCGACGGCGTGGTCTCGCGCAGCGTGCGCGACTCGGCGGCGATGCTCGACGTGCTCGCCGGGCCGACCGACGTCTCGCCGTTCCTGCCGGCGCCCGGCCCCAGCGACGGGTACGCCGCCGAGGTCGGTCGCGACCCCGGCCGGCTGCGCGTGGTGATGAGCTGGCGCAGCTCGATCAACCCCGACCCGCACCCGGAGGCGCGCGCCGCGGTGGAGCGGGCCGCCGAGCTGCTGGCCGGCCTGGGCCACGAGGTCGTCGAGCTCGACACGCCCCCGGTCGACGACGCGGCGCTCGGCCGGAGCTTCCTGACCACCTGGTTCGCCCACGCCGCGGTCACCGTGGCCCAGGCGCGCGCGGCCACCGGCTGCGGCGAGGACGTGTTCGAGCCGGACACCCAGGTGATGGCCGCCCTGGGCCGGGCCACCAGCGCGGCCCGGTTCATCGAGGCCGTCGAGGACCGCCACCGCCACGTGCGCCGCCTCGCCGAGCTGCACGCCGAGCACGACCTGCTGCTCACGCCCACGACCGCCACTCCCCCGCCCCGCGTGGGCGCCTTCGACCAGCCGGCCGTGGTGCAGGGCGTCCAGAAGGCGCTGCTGCGCGCCCGCGGCGGCGGCCTGCTGCGCTTCACCCCGCTGGTCGACCAGATGATCAACGAGAACCTCGGCTGGGTGCCCTACACCCAGCTGGCCAACCTCACCGGGCGCCCGGCGATGAGCGTGCCGCTGCACTGGACCCCCGAGGGCCTGCCGATGGGCGTGCAGCTCGTGGGTCGCCTGGGCAGCGAGGCCACCCTGCTGCGGCTGGCCGGCCAGCTCGAGGACGCCGCTCCCTGGTTCGACCGCCGCCCGCCCCTCTGA
- a CDS encoding MazG family protein — protein MPGDGSAEPLLELRAVMARLRAECPWKAEQTHRSLVRYLLEETHETIEAVDRLAAGEPGAVEHLREELGDLLLQVYFHAAVAAEAGGFDIDDVARGITDKMVRRNPHVFGDETGQVGQAGQVQDAAAVNERWQQIKAAEKAHRTTPDEGVPPGLPALLYADKVLDRLHRAGREVDLDPASADLGERLLALVEEARADGLDPEQALRDAVRRRT, from the coding sequence GTGCCGGGCGACGGGTCGGCCGAGCCGCTGCTCGAGCTGCGCGCGGTGATGGCGCGGCTGCGCGCCGAGTGTCCGTGGAAGGCCGAGCAGACGCACCGCTCGCTGGTGCGCTACCTGCTGGAGGAGACCCACGAGACGATCGAGGCCGTCGACCGGCTCGCGGCGGGGGAGCCCGGCGCGGTCGAGCACCTGCGCGAGGAGCTCGGCGACCTGCTGCTGCAGGTCTACTTCCACGCCGCCGTCGCCGCCGAGGCCGGCGGCTTCGACATCGACGACGTGGCCCGCGGCATCACCGACAAGATGGTGCGCCGCAACCCCCACGTCTTCGGCGACGAGACCGGCCAGGTCGGGCAGGCAGGTCAGGTCCAGGACGCCGCCGCGGTCAACGAGCGCTGGCAGCAGATCAAGGCCGCCGAGAAGGCCCACCGCACCACCCCCGACGAGGGCGTCCCGCCCGGCCTGCCCGCGCTGCTCTACGCCGACAAGGTGCTCGACCGGCTGCACCGCGCCGGCCGCGAGGTTGACCTGGACCCCGCCTCCGCCGACCTCGGCGAGCGGCTGCTCGCCCTCGTCGAGGAGGCCCGCGCCGACGGGCTCGACCCCGAGCAGGCCCTGCGCGACGCCGTACGCCGCCGCACCTGA
- the mfd gene encoding transcription-repair coupling factor — translation MSTTTLETPLAPGPAGIADAVLADPVLTEVLADAGEGRVRALDLTGPEALRPFVVAGLVRSGRSVLAVTATSREAEDLVNALSDLLDPAAVAYYPSWETLPHERLSPRSDTVGRRLAVLRRLQHPGTDASNGPLQVVVAPVRSVLQPQVKGLADLEPVELVPGGTAPLDDLVRRLADAAYSRVDLVERRGEFAVRGGIIDVFPPTEEHPLRVELWGDEVEEIRSFSVADQRTLEPVERLWAPPCRELLLTDEVRRRAAELGQAHPQLLELTDKISEGIAVEGMESLAPVLVDDMELLVDLMPSDTHVLVLDPERARRRAHDLVATSEEFLGASWAAAASGGSAPIDLGAASYRTLSDVREHALAQHKPWWTVSPFGIDDAETGAAGPVLRDETGAVTGIDVDVTVGAVPSRALPAKPVDAYRGDVERAIKDLETWRSEGYRVLVLHEGHGPAQRMVEALAEHDVPARLVEPHAGDGAPAEQARLVPDVVTVSCGALAHGFVDETNRLVLVTGEDLSGQKSSTRDMRKMPTRRKKQIDPLELKAGDFVVHEQHGVGRFVEMKQRQVGGATREYLVLEYGASKRGGPADRLYVPADALDQVTRYVGGEQPSLDRLGGGDWAKRKGRARKAVREIAAELIKLYAARQATQGHAFGPDTPWQRELEDAFPFQETQDQLTTVDEVKQDMRQVIPMDRLVCGDVGYGKTEIAVRAAFKAVQDGKQVAVLVPTTLLVTQHLSTFSERMAGFPVVLKGLSRFQTDKEAKEVLAGLADGTVDIVVGTHRLLNPDTRMKDLGLIIVDEEQRFGVEHKEQMKRLRTSVDVLSMSATPIPRTLEMAITGIREMSTITTPPEERHPVLTYVGAYEDRQVVAAVRRELLREGQVFYIHNRVQSIEKAAARIKELVPEARVATAHGQMGEHQLEQVMLDFWEKRFDVLVCTTIVESGLDVSNANTMIIERSDTLGLSQLHQLRGRVGRSRERAYAYFLYPAEKPLTETAHERLATLAQHSDLGGGMAIAMKDLEIRGAGNLLGGEQSGHIADVGFDLYVRLVGEAVAEFKGDGSEPELNEVRIELPVDAHLPHDYIPTERLRLEMYKRLAEVRADDDVDAINEELLDRYGEPPVEVVSLLLVARFRARARQAGIGEVTIAGKNVRFAPVSLPESRVVRLQRMYPKSLVKPQLDTILVPRPQTAVIGGRPLDGIALLEWARGVIDQVIDPA, via the coding sequence GTGTCGACCACGACCCTCGAGACCCCTCTTGCCCCCGGCCCGGCCGGGATCGCCGACGCCGTGCTGGCCGACCCCGTCCTCACCGAGGTGCTCGCCGACGCGGGGGAGGGGCGCGTCCGCGCGCTCGACCTCACCGGCCCCGAGGCCCTGCGGCCCTTCGTGGTGGCCGGCCTGGTGCGCTCGGGCCGCAGCGTGCTCGCGGTGACCGCGACCTCCCGCGAGGCCGAGGACCTGGTCAACGCGCTCAGCGACCTGCTCGACCCGGCCGCAGTGGCCTACTACCCCTCGTGGGAGACGCTGCCCCACGAGCGGCTCAGCCCGCGCTCCGACACGGTCGGGCGACGCCTCGCGGTGCTGCGCCGCCTCCAGCACCCCGGCACCGACGCCAGCAACGGCCCGCTCCAGGTGGTCGTCGCGCCGGTGCGCTCGGTGCTGCAGCCGCAGGTCAAGGGGCTGGCCGACCTCGAGCCCGTCGAGCTGGTGCCCGGCGGCACCGCGCCGCTCGACGACCTGGTGCGCCGCCTCGCCGACGCGGCGTACTCACGCGTCGACCTGGTCGAGCGCCGTGGCGAGTTCGCGGTGCGCGGCGGCATCATCGACGTCTTCCCGCCCACCGAGGAGCACCCGCTGCGCGTGGAGCTGTGGGGCGACGAGGTCGAGGAGATCCGTTCCTTCTCCGTGGCCGACCAGCGCACCCTCGAGCCCGTCGAGCGGCTGTGGGCGCCGCCGTGCCGCGAGCTGCTGCTGACCGACGAGGTACGCCGCCGCGCCGCCGAGCTCGGCCAGGCGCACCCCCAGCTGCTCGAGCTGACCGACAAGATCAGCGAGGGCATCGCCGTCGAGGGCATGGAGTCGCTGGCCCCGGTGCTCGTCGACGACATGGAGCTGCTCGTCGACCTGATGCCCTCCGACACCCACGTGCTGGTGCTCGACCCCGAGCGGGCCCGCCGCCGCGCCCACGACCTGGTCGCCACCAGCGAGGAGTTCCTCGGCGCCAGCTGGGCCGCGGCCGCCAGCGGCGGCAGCGCCCCGATCGACCTCGGGGCGGCGTCGTACCGCACCCTCTCCGACGTGCGCGAGCACGCCCTGGCCCAGCACAAGCCGTGGTGGACCGTCAGCCCCTTCGGCATCGACGACGCCGAGACGGGCGCCGCCGGCCCGGTGCTGCGCGACGAGACCGGTGCGGTCACCGGCATCGACGTCGACGTGACCGTCGGCGCGGTGCCCAGCCGGGCGCTGCCGGCCAAGCCGGTCGACGCCTACCGCGGTGACGTCGAGCGGGCGATCAAGGACCTCGAGACCTGGCGCTCCGAGGGCTACCGGGTGCTGGTGCTGCACGAGGGCCACGGCCCCGCGCAGCGGATGGTCGAGGCGCTGGCCGAGCACGACGTGCCGGCCCGCCTGGTCGAGCCGCACGCCGGCGACGGCGCGCCGGCCGAGCAGGCACGACTGGTGCCCGACGTGGTGACCGTGAGCTGCGGGGCGCTCGCCCACGGCTTCGTCGACGAGACCAACCGCCTGGTCCTGGTGACCGGCGAGGACCTCTCGGGGCAGAAGTCCTCGACGCGCGACATGCGCAAGATGCCGACCCGGCGCAAGAAGCAGATCGACCCGCTCGAGCTCAAGGCCGGCGACTTCGTGGTGCACGAGCAGCACGGCGTGGGCCGGTTCGTGGAGATGAAGCAGCGCCAGGTGGGCGGCGCGACCCGCGAGTACCTCGTCCTCGAGTACGGCGCCTCCAAGCGCGGCGGCCCCGCCGACCGGCTCTACGTGCCCGCCGACGCCCTCGACCAGGTCACCCGCTACGTCGGCGGCGAGCAGCCCAGCCTCGACCGGCTCGGCGGCGGCGACTGGGCCAAGCGCAAGGGCCGCGCCCGCAAGGCGGTGCGCGAGATCGCCGCCGAGCTGATCAAGCTGTACGCCGCCCGGCAGGCCACGCAGGGCCACGCGTTCGGGCCCGACACGCCCTGGCAGCGCGAGCTCGAGGACGCCTTCCCGTTCCAGGAGACCCAGGACCAGCTGACCACGGTCGACGAGGTCAAGCAGGACATGCGCCAGGTGATCCCGATGGACCGCCTGGTCTGCGGCGACGTCGGCTACGGCAAGACCGAGATCGCGGTGCGCGCGGCGTTCAAGGCCGTCCAGGACGGCAAGCAGGTGGCGGTGCTGGTGCCGACCACGCTGCTGGTCACCCAGCACCTGTCGACCTTCAGCGAGCGGATGGCCGGCTTCCCGGTCGTGCTCAAGGGCCTCTCGCGCTTCCAGACCGACAAGGAGGCCAAGGAGGTCCTGGCCGGGCTGGCCGACGGCACCGTCGACATCGTGGTGGGCACCCACCGCCTGCTCAACCCCGACACCCGGATGAAGGACCTCGGGCTGATCATCGTCGACGAGGAGCAGCGCTTCGGTGTCGAGCACAAGGAGCAGATGAAGCGGCTGCGCACCTCCGTCGACGTGCTGTCGATGAGCGCGACGCCGATCCCGCGCACGCTCGAGATGGCGATCACCGGGATCCGCGAGATGTCCACGATCACCACCCCGCCCGAGGAGCGGCACCCGGTGCTGACCTACGTCGGCGCCTACGAGGACCGCCAGGTGGTGGCCGCCGTGCGCCGCGAGCTGCTGCGCGAGGGCCAGGTCTTCTACATCCACAACCGGGTGCAGTCGATCGAGAAGGCCGCCGCCCGCATCAAGGAGCTGGTGCCCGAGGCGCGGGTCGCGACCGCCCACGGCCAGATGGGCGAGCACCAGCTCGAGCAGGTGATGCTCGACTTCTGGGAGAAGCGCTTCGACGTGCTGGTGTGCACCACCATCGTGGAGTCCGGCCTCGACGTCTCCAACGCCAACACGATGATCATCGAGCGCTCCGACACCCTGGGTCTCTCCCAGCTGCACCAGCTGCGCGGACGGGTCGGCCGCTCGCGCGAGCGGGCCTACGCCTACTTCCTCTACCCCGCCGAGAAGCCGCTCACCGAGACCGCCCACGAGCGGCTGGCCACCCTGGCCCAGCACTCCGACCTGGGCGGCGGGATGGCGATCGCGATGAAGGACCTCGAGATCCGCGGCGCCGGCAACCTGCTCGGCGGCGAGCAGTCGGGCCACATCGCCGACGTCGGCTTCGACCTCTACGTGCGCCTGGTCGGCGAGGCGGTCGCGGAGTTCAAGGGCGACGGCTCCGAGCCCGAGCTCAACGAGGTCCGCATCGAGCTGCCCGTCGACGCGCACCTGCCCCACGACTACATCCCCACCGAGCGCCTGCGCCTGGAGATGTACAAGCGCCTGGCCGAGGTGCGCGCCGACGACGACGTCGACGCCATCAACGAGGAGCTGCTCGACCGGTACGGCGAGCCGCCGGTCGAGGTGGTCTCGCTGCTCCTGGTCGCCCGGTTCCGGGCCCGCGCCCGCCAGGCCGGCATCGGCGAGGTCACCATCGCCGGCAAGAACGTCCGGTTCGCGCCGGTCAGCCTGCCGGAGTCGCGGGTGGTGCGCCTGCAGCGGATGTACCCGAAGTCGCTGGTCAAGCCGCAGCTCGACACGATCCTGGTGCCGCGGCCGCAGACCGCGGTCATCGGTGGGCGTCCCCTCGACGGCATCGCGCTGCTCGAGTGGGCCCGCGGCGTGATCGACCAGGTGATCGACCCGGCGTGA
- the tsaE gene encoding tRNA (adenosine(37)-N6)-threonylcarbamoyltransferase complex ATPase subunit type 1 TsaE: MSAAREETRARPAVVVRRVGPEAAEQVMHVVHEAFSARPPLDPPPGALKETVHTIRGKLADGGGLLACIDEEPVGTLILDPIGSSTYIRRFGVVPGQQGLGIAGRLIDAAVDAVADSGRGTDDLIVQAREELPQTVRFWDRQGFREIRRYSPLVEMRRPLRTAVFQAPTADAMRGIGRSLAGQLTHGDLVVLTGDLGAGKTTFTQGLGAGLGVRGNVTSPTFVIARVHPSTVGGPELVHVDAYRLDGLEELDDLDLDTSLEEAVTVVEWGEDLAEGLSESRLEIRIVRAIGDPAEQADPSSPFDPRRVEVTPVGPRWHALSFRALG, from the coding sequence GTGAGCGCGGCGCGCGAGGAGACCCGGGCACGCCCCGCGGTCGTCGTACGACGGGTGGGGCCGGAGGCGGCCGAGCAGGTGATGCACGTGGTGCACGAGGCGTTCTCGGCGCGCCCGCCGCTCGACCCGCCGCCGGGGGCGCTGAAGGAGACGGTGCACACCATCCGCGGCAAGCTCGCCGACGGCGGCGGGCTGCTGGCCTGCATCGACGAGGAGCCGGTCGGCACCCTGATCCTCGACCCGATCGGGTCCTCGACCTACATCCGCCGCTTCGGCGTCGTGCCGGGCCAGCAGGGCCTCGGCATCGCCGGGCGGCTGATCGACGCCGCCGTCGACGCGGTGGCCGACTCGGGCCGCGGCACCGACGACCTGATCGTGCAGGCGCGCGAGGAGCTGCCCCAGACGGTGCGGTTCTGGGACCGCCAGGGCTTCCGCGAGATCCGGCGCTACTCGCCGCTGGTCGAGATGCGCCGCCCGCTGCGCACCGCCGTCTTCCAGGCGCCCACCGCCGACGCGATGCGCGGCATCGGCCGCTCGCTGGCCGGCCAGCTCACCCACGGCGACCTGGTGGTGCTCACCGGCGACCTGGGCGCCGGCAAGACCACCTTCACCCAGGGCCTGGGGGCCGGGCTGGGCGTGCGCGGCAACGTCACCTCGCCCACGTTCGTCATCGCCCGGGTCCACCCCTCCACGGTCGGCGGGCCCGAGCTGGTGCACGTCGACGCCTACCGCCTCGACGGGCTGGAGGAGCTCGACGACCTCGACCTCGACACCTCCCTCGAGGAGGCCGTGACCGTCGTCGAGTGGGGCGAGGACCTGGCCGAGGGCCTCTCGGAGTCACGGCTGGAGATCCGCATCGTGCGGGCGATCGGCGACCCCGCCGAGCAGGCCGACCCGTCCTCGCCCTTCGACCCGCGGCGGGTCGAGGTCACCCCCGTCGGGCCGCGCTGGCACGCGCTGTCCTTCCGCGCGCTGGGCTGA